The following are encoded together in the Desulfovibrio sp. Huiquan2017 genome:
- a CDS encoding flavodoxin family protein gives MKLMAFNGSPRKKGNTATMIEHALEGARGAGAEVELIHLYHLDFKGCSSCFACKRHGRREIGVCALKDDLQPVLERFREADALLLGTPVYYSCELACTRAFLERLQFPYLNYADYSKPHFPGKIATGLIYTMNVPESRLDELGYPSMFERTRANLARHFGSCELLLSTNTTQYSDYDKFETGFDKNDKARQRAEQFPRDLQAAKELGARLARGYQA, from the coding sequence ATGAAACTGATGGCCTTCAACGGCAGTCCGAGGAAGAAAGGGAATACGGCAACCATGATCGAGCACGCTTTGGAGGGTGCGCGCGGGGCCGGGGCCGAGGTGGAGCTGATCCATCTTTACCACCTCGATTTCAAGGGCTGTTCGAGTTGCTTCGCCTGCAAACGGCACGGGCGCCGGGAGATTGGCGTGTGCGCGCTCAAGGACGACCTGCAACCCGTTCTGGAGCGGTTCAGGGAGGCGGACGCCCTGTTGCTCGGTACCCCGGTGTATTACAGCTGCGAGTTGGCCTGTACCCGGGCGTTCCTTGAGCGGTTGCAGTTCCCCTATCTCAACTACGCGGACTACTCCAAGCCGCATTTCCCGGGCAAGATCGCCACAGGGCTGATCTACACCATGAACGTGCCGGAAAGCCGGCTCGACGAGCTGGGCTACCCGTCGATGTTCGAACGGACCCGGGCCAACCTGGCCCGGCATTTTGGCTCTTGCGAACTGCTGCTGTCCACGAATACCACCCAGTACAGCGACTACGACAAGTTCGAGACCGGCTTTGACAAGAACGACAAAGCCCGGCAGCGCGCGGAACAGTTCCCCAGGGATCTTCAGGCGGCAAAGGAACTCGGCGCACGTCTGGCCCGGGGTTACCAGGCCTGA
- a CDS encoding SprT family zinc-dependent metalloprotease, translating into MSGLAVFAELPLTVKANPRAKRVLVKLIPGRGLEVVTPKRFDPAQVPDILEEKRSWIERTRDRMRAAGIDLSGAPPQLPASIDYRAIERTVRVDYLDRPGRVRVTENAARLLVAGPALDREGLLDGLCRHTVKKAREALLPWLDRASRRTGFQYAALRVRRQRTRWGSCSSRGTISLNAKLLFLPPVLVDHLLLHELCHTRHMNHSPAYWACVAEYEPDYRRLEAEVSRGSRFVPAWFL; encoded by the coding sequence GTGAGCGGCCTCGCCGTTTTTGCCGAGCTGCCCCTGACGGTCAAGGCCAACCCGCGCGCCAAGCGGGTGCTGGTCAAGCTGATCCCGGGCCGGGGCCTCGAAGTGGTCACGCCCAAGCGATTCGATCCGGCCCAGGTGCCGGATATCCTGGAAGAAAAACGGTCGTGGATCGAACGTACCCGCGACCGCATGCGCGCCGCCGGGATCGACCTTTCGGGCGCGCCGCCGCAACTGCCCGCGAGCATCGACTACCGCGCCATCGAACGGACCGTTCGGGTAGACTACCTCGACCGGCCAGGCCGGGTGCGGGTGACCGAGAACGCGGCCCGGCTGCTCGTCGCCGGACCCGCCTTGGATCGCGAGGGGCTTCTCGACGGGCTGTGCCGCCACACCGTGAAGAAGGCGCGCGAGGCGTTGCTGCCGTGGCTTGACCGGGCCAGCCGACGGACCGGGTTCCAATACGCCGCCCTGCGCGTGCGGCGGCAACGAACCCGCTGGGGCAGTTGTTCGTCGCGCGGGACCATTTCCCTCAACGCCAAGCTGCTGTTCCTGCCCCCGGTTCTGGTGGATCACCTGCTTTTGCACGAGCTTTGCCACACCCGCCACATGAACCATTCCCCCGCCTATTGGGCCTGCGTGGCCGAATACGAGCCGGACTACAGGCGGCTCGAAGCCGAGGTCAGCCGGGGTAGCCGCTTCGTGCCCGCATGGTTCCTGTGA
- a CDS encoding DUF523 domain-containing protein, translated as MPDTPILVSACLAGLYCRYNGEAEPFAPVVELIRRGRAVPFCPEVFGGLPTPRRPCEIRGDCVVDADGADRTAEFRRGAEEGARLAELLGCREAVLKARSPSCGSGEIYDGSFSSVRVPGDGFFARLLKARGIKVRTEEELAE; from the coding sequence ATGCCCGATACGCCCATTCTCGTGTCCGCCTGCCTGGCGGGCTTGTATTGCCGTTACAACGGCGAGGCCGAGCCCTTCGCGCCCGTGGTGGAACTGATCCGCCGGGGGCGCGCCGTGCCGTTTTGTCCCGAAGTCTTCGGCGGTTTGCCCACGCCGCGCAGGCCCTGCGAAATCCGGGGCGATTGCGTGGTGGACGCCGACGGCGCGGACCGCACCGCCGAGTTCCGGCGCGGGGCCGAGGAAGGCGCCCGGCTGGCCGAACTTCTCGGCTGCCGCGAGGCCGTACTCAAGGCTCGTTCGCCATCCTGCGGCTCGGGTGAGATCTACGACGGGAGCTTCTCTTCCGTTCGCGTGCCCGGCGATGGATTTTTCGCCCGGCTGCTCAAGGCTCGCGGCATCAAAGTGCGCACCGAGGAGGAGCTGGCCGAGTGA
- a CDS encoding MFS transporter, with the protein MTDTDKKRRMYIFLLVLVICSSAAFQGWRTLLNNFAVEVAGLDGISMGIVQSVREVPGFLALLAIYMIMIVSEHRLAALSVVVLGLGVSLVGLMPSLGGLVFTTLLMSFGFHYYETMNQSLTLQYFDRTEAPVVMARLRSITALTNISVGGAIYLLAKSLGYTEMFALLGGVAVAAGLWGLTRDPSRADLPPQLKKMTFRSRYWLYYALTFLSGARRQIFTVFAVFLLVTKFGYTVQQVTILFVCNNIINYFANPIIGRSINKFGERSVLTVEYTALAIIFLGYALTENPILAASLYILDNIVFNFAIAIKTFYQKIADPQDIASGMAVGFTINHIAAVAVPVTGGLIWMADYRLVFLAAVGLSLASLVLAQLTTRQIRAAARD; encoded by the coding sequence ATGACAGACACAGACAAGAAACGCCGCATGTACATTTTCCTGCTGGTGCTGGTCATTTGCTCCAGCGCGGCCTTTCAGGGCTGGCGGACCCTGCTGAACAACTTCGCCGTGGAAGTGGCCGGGCTGGACGGCATAAGCATGGGCATCGTCCAGTCCGTGCGCGAAGTGCCCGGTTTCCTGGCCCTGCTGGCCATCTACATGATCATGATCGTCTCCGAGCACCGATTGGCCGCCCTGTCCGTGGTGGTGCTCGGCCTGGGCGTCTCCCTGGTTGGATTGATGCCGTCCCTGGGCGGCCTGGTTTTCACCACCCTGCTCATGAGTTTCGGTTTCCACTACTACGAAACCATGAACCAATCCCTGACCCTGCAATACTTCGACAGGACCGAGGCCCCGGTGGTCATGGCCCGCCTGCGGTCCATCACCGCCCTGACCAACATCAGCGTTGGCGGAGCCATCTATCTGCTGGCCAAGAGCCTGGGCTACACGGAAATGTTCGCCCTGCTCGGCGGGGTAGCCGTGGCCGCCGGGCTTTGGGGCCTGACCCGCGACCCGTCGCGGGCGGACCTGCCGCCCCAGTTGAAAAAGATGACCTTCCGCTCCCGGTACTGGCTCTACTACGCCCTGACTTTCCTAAGCGGGGCCCGGAGACAGATCTTCACGGTCTTCGCCGTGTTCCTGCTGGTCACCAAATTCGGCTACACCGTCCAGCAGGTGACCATCCTGTTCGTCTGCAACAACATCATCAACTACTTCGCCAACCCGATCATCGGCCGGTCCATCAACAAGTTCGGCGAGCGTTCGGTCCTGACCGTGGAATACACCGCCCTGGCCATCATCTTCTTGGGTTATGCCCTGACCGAAAACCCGATCCTGGCCGCAAGCCTCTATATCCTGGACAACATCGTCTTCAACTTCGCCATCGCCATCAAGACCTTCTACCAGAAGATCGCCGACCCGCAGGACATCGCCTCGGGCATGGCCGTGGGCTTCACCATCAACCATATCGCGGCCGTGGCCGTGCCGGTCACGGGCGGGCTCATCTGGATGGCCGACTACCGGCTGGTCTTCCTGGCGGCCGTGGGCCTTTCCCTGGCCTCCCTGGTCCTGGCCCAACTGACCACACGCCAGATCCGCGCCGCCGCCCGGGACTGA